In the Sediminibacter sp. Hel_I_10 genome, one interval contains:
- a CDS encoding DUF3570 domain-containing protein has protein sequence MTSPLLMVSQEQTKDSTQVYKKRVLETTEIDFLSSYYSQDGDNAAVSGGIGTEELTDVTATFVVSIPMNDDDVLTIDAGVSAYTSASSSNIGPFDGSGPADPFVASSGASGSDLWANLTGAYSHSSDDRNDIWSAKVSVSSEYDYFSLGFGGSYTKLFNEKNTEVSVNANIYVDTWNAIYPTELRPFAEGGSGLNSQLFNQNTITGNTNYNPMFSEFESEGRNSYSLGLGFSQILHKNVQGSLALDLIQQQGLLSTPFQRVYFADVADSFIDNFQLADAVEQLPDTRFKVAIGGRLNWYLNERLTLRTYYRYYFDDWGINSHTASIEVPVKLSDKFTVYPSYRFYNQTAADYFAPANQNLSTAPFYTSDYDLSEYSANQYGFGVSYTDIFAKAHLWSFGLKSIDLKFYQYDRDTTFNFRIITAGFKFVMD, from the coding sequence ATGACGTCACCTTTATTAATGGTGTCTCAAGAACAAACCAAAGACTCGACCCAAGTCTATAAGAAACGGGTTTTAGAAACCACCGAAATCGATTTTCTATCCAGCTATTATTCACAAGATGGTGATAATGCAGCCGTAAGTGGCGGCATAGGAACTGAGGAACTCACAGATGTTACTGCAACTTTTGTAGTCTCTATCCCAATGAATGATGATGATGTACTCACCATAGATGCCGGAGTATCAGCCTATACTTCAGCATCCTCTAGCAACATTGGCCCTTTTGACGGCAGTGGGCCTGCAGATCCCTTTGTAGCCAGTTCTGGTGCTTCTGGAAGTGATCTTTGGGCTAATTTAACTGGGGCTTACAGCCATAGCTCCGATGATAGAAATGACATATGGTCTGCAAAAGTATCGGTCTCTTCAGAATACGATTATTTTTCACTTGGTTTTGGCGGGAGTTACACTAAGCTTTTCAATGAGAAAAATACAGAGGTGAGCGTCAATGCCAATATCTATGTTGACACTTGGAACGCAATTTATCCTACAGAATTAAGACCTTTTGCTGAGGGTGGCAGTGGCTTAAACAGCCAATTGTTCAATCAAAATACAATTACAGGAAACACCAATTATAATCCTATGTTTTCCGAATTTGAGAGTGAAGGAAGAAACTCCTATTCTCTCGGGTTAGGGTTTTCTCAGATTCTTCATAAAAATGTTCAGGGGTCTTTGGCTTTAGACTTAATACAGCAGCAAGGCTTGTTATCCACACCATTTCAACGGGTCTATTTTGCTGATGTTGCAGATTCTTTTATTGACAATTTTCAATTGGCTGATGCTGTTGAACAACTTCCCGACACCCGTTTTAAAGTAGCCATTGGCGGACGCTTAAATTGGTACCTTAATGAGCGATTAACGCTTCGCACGTACTACAGGTATTATTTTGATGACTGGGGAATCAATAGCCATACCGCAAGCATTGAAGTGCCGGTAAAACTATCTGATAAATTTACGGTGTATCCATCCTACAGATTTTACAATCAAACAGCGGCAGATTATTTTGCCCCTGCCAATCAAAATCTGTCTACAGCCCCATTCTATACTTCAGATTATGATCTTTCAGAGTATAGTGCAAATCAATATGGCTTTGGAGTATCCTATACCGATATCTTCGCAAAAGCACACCTCTGGAGTTTCGGTCTTAAGAGTATTGATCTGAAATTTTACCAATACGATAGGGACACCACCTTTAATTTTAGAATCATCACCGCTGGCTTTAAGTTTGTGATGGATTAA
- the argH gene encoding argininosuccinate lyase, whose product MKLWDKGISIDKKIEQFTVGNDREIDMFIAKYDLQASLAHAKMLHKIEILSADELQQLEKGLEGLSQEIEDGTFVIEPQFEDVHSKIEFELTKTLGDVGKKIHTARSRNDQVLVALQLFYKAHLNQIYSKTETLFNTLLKLAETHKDHLLPGYTHLQVAMPSSFGLWFSAYAETLIDDVYVLKAAIQTVDQNPLGSAAGYGSSFPIDRAFTTEALGFATLKYNVVSAQMSRGKSERIIAMALGGLCNTLSRFAMDVCLYNSQNFGFISFPDELTTGSSIMPHKKNPDVFELIRGKANKVQALYSEMVLITNNLPSGYHRDFQLLKEPMISAIVDVLAILDIFDYAIQKANVKAIDLNDEKYQYLFTVDNINTLVEGGMSFREAYQKIGSQVQDGSYRPDTSKQHSHLGSIGNLCLDKIKQKFPKS is encoded by the coding sequence ATGAAATTGTGGGATAAAGGTATTTCCATCGATAAAAAAATAGAACAATTTACGGTAGGAAATGATCGAGAGATTGACATGTTCATTGCTAAATATGATTTACAAGCGTCCTTAGCTCATGCTAAAATGCTGCATAAGATTGAGATTTTATCTGCAGATGAATTGCAGCAACTTGAAAAAGGTTTAGAGGGATTGTCTCAAGAAATTGAAGATGGAACCTTTGTTATTGAGCCTCAATTTGAGGACGTACATTCTAAGATAGAATTTGAATTGACTAAGACCTTGGGCGATGTGGGTAAAAAAATTCATACGGCACGCTCTAGAAATGATCAAGTTTTGGTAGCGCTACAGTTGTTTTATAAAGCGCATCTTAACCAAATTTACAGTAAAACGGAGACCTTATTCAATACCTTATTGAAATTGGCAGAAACGCATAAAGACCATTTGCTGCCAGGTTATACGCATTTGCAAGTGGCCATGCCATCCTCGTTCGGACTTTGGTTTTCAGCTTATGCTGAAACATTAATTGATGACGTCTATGTTTTGAAAGCGGCAATACAAACCGTAGACCAAAACCCGCTGGGGTCAGCGGCAGGATATGGCAGTTCGTTTCCTATAGATAGGGCTTTTACAACAGAAGCTTTGGGCTTTGCAACATTAAAGTACAATGTGGTTTCAGCTCAAATGAGTCGCGGTAAAAGTGAGCGGATTATCGCCATGGCATTGGGCGGTTTATGTAATACCTTGTCTCGTTTTGCTATGGATGTCTGCTTGTACAATAGCCAAAACTTCGGTTTTATTTCTTTTCCCGATGAATTGACCACAGGGAGCAGCATCATGCCACATAAAAAGAATCCAGATGTCTTTGAACTTATTCGAGGTAAAGCAAATAAAGTACAAGCATTATATTCTGAAATGGTTCTCATTACCAATAATTTGCCTAGTGGCTATCATCGCGATTTTCAGCTATTAAAAGAGCCTATGATTAGTGCTATTGTAGATGTCTTGGCTATTTTAGATATTTTTGATTATGCCATTCAAAAGGCTAACGTAAAAGCGATCGATTTAAACGACGAAAAATACCAGTATCTTTTTACAGTAGATAATATCAATACGTTGGTTGAAGGCGGAATGTCTTTTAGGGAGGCCTACCAAAAGATAGGTAGCCAAGTTCAGGACGGAAGTTACCGGCCAGACACTTCAAAACAGCATTCTCACCTTGGTAGTATTGGTAATTTGTGCTTAGATAAAATTAAACAGAAGTTCCCAAAATCATAA
- a CDS encoding M20 family metallo-hydrolase, producing MIEKLTQDAIALLRTLIETPSFSSEEDGTASHIETWFKKQTIPFNRTTNNIWATNKYFDETKPTLLLNSHHDTVKPNNGYTKDPFKAIVEAGKLFGLGSNDAGGCLVSLLATFAYFYSKENLAYNLVIVASAEEESSGKKGLNSMLSILPAIDVAIVGEPTLMHLAIAEKGLVVFDAEVKGTASHAAHPNDDNAIYNTIAVLQWFQDYRFKKTSETLGEVKMTVTQINAGKQHNAVPSEVKLVVDVRVNDKYSNQEIVDILQKEAPCDVILPRSIKLNSSSIPKEHPLVLAGLALGRQTYGSPTLSDQAVLTCPSLKLGPGDSTRSHSADEFIYIREIEEGIALYIKLLETLL from the coding sequence ATGATAGAAAAGCTCACTCAAGATGCCATAGCATTGCTTAGAACACTCATTGAGACGCCATCATTTTCTTCGGAAGAAGATGGCACTGCAAGCCACATCGAAACTTGGTTTAAAAAGCAGACCATTCCATTCAACAGAACAACTAATAATATTTGGGCTACTAACAAGTACTTTGATGAGACTAAGCCAACCTTACTTTTAAATTCTCATCATGATACGGTAAAGCCAAATAATGGCTATACAAAAGATCCCTTTAAGGCTATTGTAGAAGCGGGAAAACTGTTTGGTTTAGGAAGCAATGATGCCGGAGGCTGCTTGGTCTCATTGTTGGCCACTTTTGCCTATTTTTATTCTAAAGAAAATTTAGCATATAATCTTGTGATTGTCGCCTCTGCTGAAGAAGAAAGCAGTGGTAAAAAGGGGTTAAATAGCATGCTGTCAATTCTGCCAGCTATTGATGTAGCTATCGTTGGCGAACCCACGTTAATGCATTTGGCCATTGCAGAAAAGGGGTTGGTTGTCTTTGATGCAGAAGTCAAGGGTACGGCAAGTCACGCGGCACACCCAAATGATGATAATGCTATTTATAACACCATTGCTGTTTTACAGTGGTTTCAGGATTATCGTTTTAAAAAGACTTCGGAAACTTTAGGTGAAGTAAAAATGACCGTCACCCAGATCAATGCGGGCAAACAACACAACGCGGTGCCCTCTGAAGTGAAATTAGTTGTGGATGTTAGAGTGAACGATAAGTATTCAAATCAAGAGATTGTTGACATTCTTCAAAAAGAGGCTCCCTGTGATGTGATCCTTCCGAGAAGTATCAAATTGAACTCGTCGTCTATCCCAAAAGAACACCCCTTGGTTTTAGCGGGATTAGCGCTGGGCAGGCAGACCTATGGCTCTCCAACACTATCAGATCAGGCGGTATTAACTTGCCCTTCCTTAAAATTGGGTCCAGGAGATAGCACCCGATCACATTCTGCCGATGAGTTTATTTATATCAGAGAGATTGAGGAAGGTATAGCACTTTATATAAAATTATTGGAAACACTATTGTAG
- the argB gene encoding acetylglutamate kinase produces MKTLKVIKIGGNIIDDHEALHQFLIDFSSIEDPKILVHGGGKLATKLAEQLHVEVKMVDGRRITDHATLDIITMVYAGKINKNLVAKLQANHCNAVGFTGADGNTIVSKKRPVTPIDYGYAGDVIKVNREVLELLLDNGVTPVFSAITHDQKGQLLNTNADTIASELAIAFASTYNVELYYCFEKNGVLRDVDDESSVIAHIDSKSYPQLVSEGVIFEGMLPKLNNCFYAIERDVKKVCIGKSQMLFNANAKHTTITS; encoded by the coding sequence ATGAAAACGCTCAAAGTCATAAAAATTGGAGGTAACATCATCGATGATCATGAGGCGCTGCACCAATTTTTAATCGATTTTTCAAGTATTGAAGATCCCAAGATCTTAGTGCATGGCGGCGGAAAACTTGCTACAAAACTAGCCGAGCAATTGCATGTAGAGGTCAAAATGGTAGATGGGAGACGCATTACAGATCATGCTACTTTAGACATTATTACCATGGTCTATGCGGGAAAAATCAATAAAAATCTTGTTGCCAAATTACAGGCCAATCATTGCAATGCCGTTGGCTTTACTGGGGCAGACGGCAACACGATTGTTTCAAAAAAAAGACCAGTAACCCCAATTGATTACGGCTACGCTGGTGATGTTATTAAAGTAAACCGAGAGGTTTTGGAATTGTTACTAGACAATGGGGTTACGCCCGTATTTTCAGCCATCACCCATGATCAAAAAGGACAATTGTTAAATACCAATGCAGATACCATTGCATCAGAATTGGCTATTGCTTTTGCATCAACATACAACGTAGAGCTGTATTATTGTTTCGAAAAAAATGGAGTGCTGCGTGATGTTGACGATGAGTCCTCCGTGATAGCACACATTGATAGCAAAAGCTATCCCCAGCTCGTTTCCGAAGGCGTTATTTTTGAAGGAATGCTCCCCAAATTGAATAACTGTTTTTATGCCATAGAGCGTGATGTCAAAAAAGTGTGCATCGGGAAATCTCAAATGCTATTCAATGCAAACGCCAAACATACCACCATCACATCATGA
- a CDS encoding acetylornithine carbamoyltransferase produces the protein MKNYTNISDLSNLQDTIKDAILLKMNPFEHIDLGKHKTLVLLFFNASLRTRLSTEKAAKNLGMQTMTLNVNDAWQLEFEDGTTMNANTSEHIKEAARVISQYADVIAVRAFPGLKDKRKDESEQVINSFLKYATVPIVNMESATAHPLQALADAITISELTEKAKPKVVLSWAPHPRALPQAVANSFVEMMQLLEVDLSITHPEGYELNPDITKTTPIYHDQEEALKDADFVYVKNWSNYEHYGEILSQDTNWMMTQKKLGRAKFMHCLPVRRNVVVEDAVLDGNQSVVMHQANNRTYAAQIVLKQILEQMNLS, from the coding sequence ATGAAAAATTACACCAATATATCAGACCTATCAAACCTTCAAGATACTATTAAGGATGCCATTTTGTTGAAAATGAACCCTTTTGAACATATCGATTTAGGAAAACATAAAACCTTGGTCTTGCTCTTTTTTAACGCCAGTTTGCGTACCCGTTTAAGTACAGAAAAAGCAGCGAAAAATTTAGGAATGCAGACCATGACGCTCAATGTTAATGATGCCTGGCAGTTAGAATTTGAAGATGGAACCACCATGAACGCTAATACGTCTGAACACATTAAAGAAGCAGCAAGAGTGATATCTCAGTATGCAGATGTCATCGCTGTTCGGGCATTCCCTGGCTTAAAAGACAAGCGTAAAGACGAGTCTGAACAAGTGATCAACAGCTTTTTGAAATATGCAACGGTGCCAATCGTTAATATGGAAAGCGCCACGGCACATCCTTTACAAGCATTGGCAGACGCTATTACAATTTCGGAACTTACCGAAAAGGCAAAGCCCAAAGTGGTATTGTCTTGGGCGCCACACCCTAGAGCTTTACCACAGGCTGTAGCAAACTCCTTTGTTGAAATGATGCAGCTTTTAGAGGTTGATTTGAGCATTACCCATCCTGAGGGTTATGAGTTGAATCCAGACATTACCAAAACCACACCCATATATCATGATCAAGAAGAGGCCTTAAAAGATGCTGATTTTGTCTATGTTAAAAATTGGAGTAATTATGAGCATTATGGAGAAATCTTAAGTCAAGATACCAATTGGATGATGACTCAAAAAAAACTGGGACGCGCTAAATTTATGCACTGTCTGCCCGTAAGACGAAATGTTGTTGTGGAAGATGCGGTTTTAGATGGAAATCAATCGGTCGTGATGCATCAGGCTAATAATAGAACCTATGCCGCGCAAATTGTATTGAAGCAAATTTTAGAACAGATGAATTTGTCTTAA
- a CDS encoding aspartate aminotransferase family protein, with amino-acid sequence MSLFNVYPLYDVTPTRARDVYVYDEKGLEYLDLYGGHAVISIGHSHPKYVEAICKQVATLGFYSNAIQNPLQEQLADRLEHLSGCKDYQLFMCSSGAEANENALKLASFHNQKSKISAFHNSFHGRTSAAVAATDNPKIVAPLNAQQHVDFVALGDLTAVETILKANETCAVIVECIQGVGGLDQSTSEFYQGLQALCKTYNTAFIADEVQSGFGRTGDFFAFQKHGLEPDIISIAKGMGNGFPVGGILIHPSIKASFGLLGTTFGGNHLACVAALSVLEVLETEDLMTNAEEMSAYFINQAEGLPHLKSIKGRGLMLGLEFDFPVAELRKRLIYEHMMFTGSAKNANLIRILPPLTIQKKHIDAFFAALNRELQNL; translated from the coding sequence ATGAGTCTATTTAATGTATATCCGTTATACGATGTAACGCCAACCAGAGCAAGGGATGTCTATGTATATGATGAAAAGGGCCTTGAGTATCTCGATTTGTATGGCGGTCATGCCGTGATTTCTATTGGCCATTCGCATCCAAAATACGTTGAAGCTATTTGTAAGCAAGTGGCAACCTTAGGCTTTTATAGCAATGCCATACAAAATCCATTACAAGAGCAATTGGCCGATCGGTTGGAGCATCTTTCAGGGTGTAAAGACTATCAATTATTTATGTGTAGTTCTGGTGCTGAAGCCAACGAAAACGCTCTAAAATTAGCTTCATTTCACAATCAAAAATCTAAAATTTCAGCATTTCATAATTCATTTCATGGTCGAACGTCTGCAGCTGTTGCGGCTACCGATAACCCTAAAATTGTGGCCCCATTAAATGCGCAGCAACACGTAGACTTTGTTGCTTTGGGAGACTTGACAGCAGTAGAGACCATTTTAAAAGCGAATGAAACTTGTGCGGTTATAGTGGAATGTATTCAAGGTGTTGGCGGATTGGATCAGAGCACTTCCGAATTTTATCAAGGGCTACAAGCACTATGTAAAACCTATAATACGGCTTTTATTGCAGATGAGGTACAATCGGGTTTTGGCCGAACTGGCGATTTTTTTGCATTTCAAAAACACGGCCTAGAGCCAGATATCATTTCTATTGCAAAGGGGATGGGTAACGGCTTTCCAGTTGGAGGTATTTTAATTCACCCATCAATCAAAGCTTCTTTTGGGTTATTGGGTACTACTTTTGGTGGAAATCATCTGGCCTGTGTTGCAGCATTATCGGTTTTAGAAGTCTTAGAAACAGAAGATTTGATGACAAATGCTGAGGAGATGTCTGCTTACTTTATTAATCAGGCAGAAGGTCTACCGCATTTAAAAAGTATCAAAGGTCGGGGGTTAATGCTCGGCCTCGAATTTGATTTTCCAGTTGCAGAATTGAGAAAGCGTTTAATTTATGAGCATATGATGTTTACGGGTAGTGCTAAAAATGCAAATTTAATACGCATTTTGCCACCTTTAACCATTCAGAAAAAACATATAGACGCCTTTTTTGCCGCCCTAAATAGGGAATTACAGAACTTATAA
- the proC gene encoding pyrroline-5-carboxylate reductase: MKIAIIGTGNLGKSIAKGLITNNAITTLYLTKRHLESISDLDGYKNVSLTTDNTEAVQKSDILIFAIQPAHFEVILNEIKPHLTEKHVLISAVTGFGISKIEAVVGTDTSIIRAMPNTAIAVGKSMTCLCSNQQGAKRIKIAEAIFNRLGHSLAIPESQMQAATVVCASGIAFWMRLIRATTQAAIQLGFDAKEAQELAMFTSEGAASLLIANGKHPEEEIDRVTTPKGCTIEGLNEMEHKGLSSSLIQGMIASYHKISTIKKEQM, from the coding sequence ATGAAAATAGCCATTATAGGTACCGGAAATTTAGGCAAGTCTATTGCAAAAGGCTTAATTACAAATAATGCCATAACGACGTTATATCTTACGAAACGACATTTGGAAAGCATTTCAGATTTAGACGGTTATAAAAATGTAAGCTTAACTACAGATAATACAGAAGCGGTTCAAAAATCAGACATTCTGATTTTTGCGATACAACCAGCTCATTTCGAAGTGATTTTGAATGAGATAAAGCCACATTTAACAGAGAAACATGTGTTAATCTCCGCCGTTACCGGATTTGGTATTTCTAAAATTGAAGCTGTTGTTGGTACCGATACTTCTATAATTAGAGCCATGCCAAATACAGCTATTGCGGTGGGGAAATCGATGACCTGTCTTTGTAGTAATCAACAAGGCGCAAAACGCATTAAGATCGCAGAGGCCATTTTTAATCGGTTAGGGCACAGTTTGGCCATTCCAGAATCTCAGATGCAAGCAGCAACAGTAGTTTGCGCAAGTGGGATTGCTTTTTGGATGCGTCTCATTCGCGCCACTACTCAAGCCGCTATTCAGTTGGGTTTTGATGCCAAAGAAGCTCAAGAATTGGCCATGTTTACCAGTGAAGGTGCAGCGAGTTTGTTAATCGCAAACGGCAAACATCCAGAGGAAGAAATTGATCGAGTTACAACACCAAAAGGTTGCACTATTGAAGGTTTAAATGAAATGGAGCATAAGGGCTTAAGTTCTTCGTTAATACAAGGGATGATTGCCTCTTACCATAAAATCAGTACTATTAAAAAAGAGCAGATGTAA
- the argC gene encoding N-acetyl-gamma-glutamyl-phosphate reductase gives MIEAGIIGGAGYTAGELIRLLLNHNEVHIDFVFSTSNAGNKISSIHQDLLGAFDLEFTSSINTEVEVLFLCLGHGNSTNFLARHQFSARTRIIDLSNDFRLQADCHFQNKNFVYGLPELQKEVISNATYIANPGCFATAIQLALLPLASSGLLKKDVHVNAVTGATGAGTALSETTHFTWRDNNFSHYKPFTHQHLGEIRQTVQQLQSDFEGAVHFMPNRGNFSRGIFATAYTSYNGTLKDARSLYDQYYENAAFTLISEEDIHLKQVVNTNNCILHLHKHEDTLLVTSIIDNLLKGASGQAVQNMNLMFDFEEAEGLRLKANYF, from the coding sequence ATGATAGAAGCAGGCATCATTGGGGGCGCAGGATACACCGCAGGAGAATTGATTAGGCTATTGCTAAATCATAACGAGGTACATATCGATTTTGTGTTTAGTACATCTAACGCCGGAAATAAAATTAGCAGCATTCACCAAGATCTGTTAGGGGCTTTCGATTTGGAGTTTACGAGTTCTATAAATACAGAGGTTGAGGTCCTTTTCTTGTGCTTGGGTCATGGAAATTCCACTAACTTTTTAGCGAGACATCAATTTTCGGCAAGAACGAGGATCATTGATTTGAGTAATGATTTTAGGTTACAAGCAGATTGCCATTTTCAAAATAAGAACTTTGTGTATGGTTTGCCCGAATTGCAAAAGGAGGTCATTTCAAACGCGACATATATCGCAAATCCAGGATGTTTTGCTACTGCAATTCAATTGGCATTACTGCCGTTGGCCTCATCTGGACTTTTAAAAAAGGATGTTCATGTTAATGCTGTAACAGGAGCTACTGGAGCAGGTACGGCACTTTCAGAAACAACACATTTTACATGGCGGGATAATAATTTTTCGCATTATAAACCTTTTACGCATCAGCATTTAGGTGAGATTCGGCAAACAGTGCAGCAATTGCAAAGTGATTTTGAAGGAGCGGTTCATTTTATGCCGAATCGAGGTAATTTTTCCAGAGGGATTTTTGCAACGGCCTACACGTCTTATAACGGCACTTTAAAAGATGCCAGATCACTTTATGATCAGTATTATGAGAATGCGGCTTTTACGCTCATTTCAGAAGAAGACATCCATTTAAAGCAAGTGGTCAATACAAACAATTGTATCCTGCATTTGCACAAGCATGAGGATACATTATTGGTTACAAGTATTATTGATAATTTGCTGAAAGGCGCATCTGGGCAAGCCGTTCAGAATATGAACTTGATGTTCGATTTTGAAGAGGCCGAAGGGCTTCGATTAAAGGCCAATTACTTTTAG
- a CDS encoding argininosuccinate synthase yields the protein MKKLVLAYSGGLDTSYCAVSLSKAGYEVHAVSVNTGGFTDEDIENIEANAYKMGVSTYKNIAAVSSYYQKVVKFLIFGNVLKNNTYPLSVSAERIIQAIEIIEYAKSIDAEYIAHGSTGAGNDQVRFDMIFQTLAPHIKIITPIRDQKLARQAEIDYLKDNGVDMSWDKAKYSVNKGLWGTSVGGEETLTSEKPLPDTAYPSQLKHSDPEKVVLRFLKGELVAVNGVENNPEVNIEVLNDLASAYAIGRDIHVGDTIVGIKGRVGFEAPAALITIKAHHLLEKHTLTKWQLQHKEYLASFYGMHLHEGQYLDPVMRNMEAFFQSSQEQVSGEVIVTLKPYHFSLDGIRSDHDLMSAKFGSYGEMNTGWTADEAKGFIKIFGNQNKIYHQVNRES from the coding sequence ATGAAAAAATTAGTTTTAGCCTATAGTGGCGGTTTAGATACATCCTACTGTGCAGTAAGTTTAAGTAAAGCAGGTTATGAGGTACACGCGGTAAGCGTCAATACTGGTGGTTTTACAGATGAAGATATTGAAAATATTGAAGCAAATGCCTATAAAATGGGCGTCTCCACTTATAAGAATATTGCCGCAGTGAGCTCCTATTATCAAAAGGTCGTAAAGTTTTTAATCTTCGGAAATGTGCTTAAAAACAACACCTATCCCTTATCTGTAAGTGCAGAACGTATCATACAGGCCATAGAAATTATTGAGTATGCCAAAAGTATCGATGCAGAATACATAGCCCATGGAAGCACGGGAGCAGGAAATGATCAAGTACGATTTGACATGATCTTTCAAACCTTGGCGCCACACATAAAAATAATAACACCTATTAGGGACCAAAAACTGGCCAGACAAGCAGAGATTGATTATTTGAAAGATAATGGTGTGGATATGTCCTGGGACAAAGCAAAGTATTCTGTCAATAAAGGGCTTTGGGGTACCAGTGTTGGAGGAGAGGAAACCCTAACTTCAGAAAAACCTTTGCCAGACACAGCCTATCCTTCACAATTAAAACATTCTGATCCAGAGAAGGTGGTTTTGCGTTTCCTTAAAGGAGAGTTGGTTGCTGTTAATGGCGTTGAAAACAATCCTGAAGTGAATATTGAGGTACTTAATGATCTGGCTTCTGCATACGCCATAGGGAGAGATATTCACGTGGGTGATACCATTGTAGGGATCAAGGGACGAGTTGGTTTTGAGGCCCCCGCTGCTTTAATTACTATTAAAGCGCATCATTTATTAGAGAAACATACGCTAACGAAATGGCAATTGCAACATAAGGAGTATTTGGCTAGTTTTTACGGGATGCATTTGCACGAAGGCCAATATTTGGATCCCGTAATGCGAAATATGGAAGCCTTTTTTCAAAGTAGCCAGGAGCAAGTTTCTGGTGAGGTCATTGTTACCCTCAAGCCGTATCACTTTTCTTTAGATGGTATCAGGTCTGATCATGATCTTATGAGCGCTAAGTTTGGAAGTTATGGAGAGATGAATACCGGTTGGACGGCCGATGAAGCCAAAGGATTTATTAAAATCTTCGGAAATCAAAATAAAATTTACCACCAAGTCAATCGAGAATCATGA
- a CDS encoding GNAT family N-acetyltransferase yields MEIVIANKSHSVYAELICNTIAEAAQVRGTGIAKRKPEYIITKMENGNAVIALDGDKFAGFCYIEAWSHGKFVANSGLIVHPDFRNIGLAKQIKQKIFDHSRTKFPEAKVFSITTGLAVMKMNSDLGYKPVTFSELTDDQTFWNGCQTCKNYDVLQRTDQKMCLCTGMLYDPLKQKAPGSQEHVYDKKVWTRLKNIKQSMFLKKDKK; encoded by the coding sequence ATGGAAATTGTTATTGCCAATAAATCGCATAGCGTTTATGCAGAGCTCATTTGTAATACCATTGCAGAAGCCGCTCAAGTACGAGGTACTGGCATTGCTAAGCGTAAACCAGAATACATCATTACTAAGATGGAAAACGGTAATGCTGTGATTGCCCTAGACGGAGATAAATTTGCTGGCTTTTGCTATATCGAAGCTTGGAGTCATGGAAAATTTGTAGCCAATTCAGGTCTCATCGTTCATCCAGATTTTAGAAACATTGGTTTGGCCAAACAGATCAAGCAGAAAATATTTGATCATTCTAGGACAAAGTTTCCAGAAGCTAAGGTATTTAGTATTACCACAGGCTTAGCGGTTATGAAAATGAATAGTGATTTGGGCTATAAACCCGTCACGTTTTCAGAGCTTACAGATGATCAAACCTTTTGGAACGGTTGCCAAACCTGTAAAAATTACGATGTTTTACAGCGTACAGACCAAAAAATGTGCCTTTGTACAGGGATGTTATATGATCCTTTGAAACAAAAAGCACCCGGAAGTCAAGAGCATGTTTATGATAAAAAGGTTTGGACACGGTTAAAAAACATCAAACAATCCATGTTTTTAAAGAAAGACAAGAAATGA